The following coding sequences lie in one Carassius gibelio isolate Cgi1373 ecotype wild population from Czech Republic chromosome A17, carGib1.2-hapl.c, whole genome shotgun sequence genomic window:
- the LOC128031778 gene encoding uncharacterized protein LOC128031778 has product MNFNDAKKEILQVLSKTERQHLPKLLEWLKTSDELDEFLVDNQSVILQSIAEDLRVCLPLEAMVPSESTAIQKTQQKPHPTVHVDAFLYDEETVDSLCEEGKMSRNYCLDCGSRRTAPLEFISHSFSIPELQFLFHNVLPDLTGKLVVDVGSRLGAVLFGGYLYSAASQLVGVEISSEFVKLQTMAVENYGFSDRIQVICADIRSQTALVQNTDVLIMNNVFEYFMEPSDQMQAWIFISQNFRKKGALLVTVPSIQEALALLQDAVFLETLALSRWIEEVPLDYSVYLKNDTDPDSLKQIHLYRVL; this is encoded by the exons ATGAATTTTAACGATGCAAAGAAAGAAATTCTGCAGGTGTTGTCCAAGACGGAGAGACAACATCTTCCAAAGCTGTTAGAATGGTTGAAAACTTCCG ATGAACTGGATGAATTCCTGGTGGATAACCAAAGTGTTATTCTTCAAAGTATTGCAGAAGACCTAAGGGTTTGCCTGCCATTGGAGGCTATGGTTCCCTCTGAGTCTACGGCTATTCAGAAG ACTCAACAGAAACCTCATCCCACTGTACATGTGGATGCATTCTTATATGATGAGGAAACGGTGGATTCATTGTGTGAGGAGGGAAAAATGAGTCGCAACTACTGCCTCGACTGTGGATCGCGCAGAACAGCACCACTGG agTTCATCTCGCATTCCTTCTCAATCCCGGAGCTCCAGTTCCTATTCCACAATGTTCTTCCAGACCTCACAGGAAAACTGGTGGTGGATGTGGGATCTAGACTTGGAGCTGTGCTGTTTGGG GGCTACCTGTACAGTGCAGCATCTCAGCTTGTGGGGGTTGAAATAAGCTCAGAGTTTGTCAAGCTTCAAACGATGGCTGTAGAGAATTATGGCTTCAGTGACAGAATTCAG GTGATTTGTGCAGATATCCGCTCTCAGACTGCCTTAGTGCAAAATACAGACGTTCTGATCATGAACAACGTGTTTGAATACTTCATGGAACCAAGTGATCAAATGCA agcttgGATATTTATTAGTCAGAATTTCAGAAAGAAAGGTGCACTGTTAGTGACTGTACCCAGCATTCAAGAGGCACTTGCTTTACTTCAGGACGCTGTT TTCCTAGAGACATTAGCACTCAGCCGATGGATAGAGGAAGTACCACTTGACTACTCTGTTTATCTAAAAAATGACACAGATCCTGATTCTCTCAAGCAAATCCATCTTTATAGAGTACTTTAA